One window of the Desulfovibrio desulfuricans genome contains the following:
- a CDS encoding OmpA/MotB family protein: MGGGAWKVAYADFVTAMMAFFLLLWILSMVPPDTKAGLAAYFSGERNFDSSSTSPISNNPFIQNTDKIDARDLKINEVEKSHYAIAQKIKQMLMADAVPQNSSGISADDVGVQLRVNSDVMFRPGSVDLLPEGTKVLEAVLKLMNEYNLYLVVRGHADSTEARPPYASAWELSGARASAMVHYLADKGIKPTRMRAVSYGDTRPLKPGIDEQSRAMNRRVEFFFHRPEVMSYSVVY; encoded by the coding sequence ATGGGCGGCGGCGCATGGAAAGTGGCGTATGCCGACTTTGTTACGGCCATGATGGCCTTCTTCCTTCTGTTGTGGATCCTCAGCATGGTGCCGCCCGACACCAAGGCGGGTCTTGCCGCGTACTTCAGCGGCGAGCGCAATTTCGACTCCAGTTCCACATCCCCCATATCAAATAATCCGTTCATCCAGAACACGGATAAAATTGATGCGCGCGACCTCAAAATCAACGAGGTTGAAAAGTCGCACTACGCCATTGCGCAAAAAATCAAGCAGATGCTCATGGCAGATGCCGTGCCGCAAAATTCCTCGGGCATCAGCGCGGATGACGTGGGCGTGCAGTTGCGCGTCAATTCGGACGTTATGTTTCGGCCCGGCAGCGTTGACCTGCTGCCCGAAGGCACCAAGGTGCTGGAAGCGGTGCTGAAACTCATGAACGAATACAATCTTTACCTTGTGGTGCGCGGGCACGCTGACTCCACCGAGGCCAGACCGCCATATGCCTCCGCGTGGGAGCTTTCCGGCGCGCGTGCATCAGCCATGGTGCATTATCTCGCCGATAAGGGCATCAAGCCCACGCGCATGCGTGCTGTGAGCTACGGTGATACGCGCCCCCTCAAGCCGGGCATTGACGAACAGAGCCGCGCCATGAACCGGCGGGTGGAATTTTTCTTCCATCGGCCAGAGGTCATGTCATACAGCGTGGTGTACTAG
- the htpG gene encoding molecular chaperone HtpG encodes MAEAGKNSRQFRAEVRKVLHILTNSLYTNREIFLRELVSNASDALDKLRYRMNRGESPRLADIPLEIRISLDKDAKVLTIADTGVGMTAEELAENLGTIARSGSEQFLADIAAENAANGSDAAKAEAGEEGETSGPADAANIIGRFGVGFYSVFMVASKVEVTSRPAFGDDAEASVWVSDGLGTFTVEPATGDEPARGTVIKAWLKDDAAEFAEKFRVESVIRKHSAFVPFPVLVDGERVNTQPALWREPKFSVTKEQYDSFYKALTYDAKEPLDTLHLSVDAPVQFNALLFTPDSAQDFFGADREFWGLDLYARRVLIQHRNKELVPEYLAFLKGVVDTEDLPLNISRETLQENVVLRKINQVLVKQTLGHLEKLAKDDAEKYSRFWKLHGKVFKLGYHDYANRERISALLRFNSSSLADADALTSLDEYMARAPEGQKTIWYVAAPNREAARLNPHMERFRCKGIEVLWLYEPVDEFVMDGLAKYKDWEFKSVETAADDALKDFSDKEQPEHEAAAPLSDDDSASFDALLGKMKEILGDKVTDVRVSHRLADSPAVLVSPDGGLSSSMEKLLKVMQKDDSIPVKVLEVNRDHPLLRSMLRMFKADADDRILADMTGCLFDASLLLDGYLKDPQALAARTGKLLEEAAAWYTEVRKI; translated from the coding sequence ATGGCAGAGGCTGGTAAGAATTCCCGCCAATTCCGCGCTGAGGTGCGCAAAGTCCTGCATATCCTCACCAATTCGCTCTATACAAATCGCGAAATTTTTTTGAGGGAACTTGTTTCCAACGCCTCGGACGCGTTGGATAAATTGCGCTATCGTATGAACAGGGGCGAAAGCCCGCGTCTTGCTGATATCCCCCTTGAAATCCGCATCAGCCTGGACAAGGACGCCAAGGTTCTGACCATTGCAGATACCGGCGTTGGCATGACAGCAGAAGAACTGGCTGAAAACCTTGGCACCATTGCCAGATCCGGCTCCGAGCAGTTTTTGGCCGATATTGCGGCTGAAAATGCCGCCAACGGCAGCGATGCGGCAAAGGCCGAAGCCGGGGAGGAGGGCGAAACCTCCGGTCCTGCGGATGCCGCCAACATAATCGGCCGTTTTGGCGTGGGCTTTTATTCTGTCTTTATGGTGGCCAGCAAGGTGGAAGTTACTTCGCGTCCGGCTTTTGGCGATGATGCAGAAGCCAGCGTGTGGGTCAGCGACGGGCTTGGCACCTTTACCGTTGAGCCCGCAACCGGGGATGAGCCCGCGCGCGGTACTGTCATCAAGGCATGGCTCAAGGACGATGCCGCCGAATTTGCAGAGAAGTTCCGCGTTGAGTCGGTTATCCGCAAGCACTCGGCCTTTGTTCCCTTTCCTGTCCTCGTGGACGGCGAGCGGGTCAACACCCAGCCTGCGCTGTGGCGCGAGCCAAAGTTTTCGGTCACCAAGGAACAGTACGATTCCTTTTACAAAGCCCTGACCTATGACGCTAAGGAGCCGCTGGACACCCTGCATCTTTCTGTGGATGCGCCTGTGCAGTTTAATGCACTCCTGTTCACGCCCGATTCGGCGCAGGATTTTTTTGGTGCTGACCGCGAATTTTGGGGGCTTGATCTTTATGCCCGCCGCGTGCTCATCCAGCACCGCAACAAAGAACTGGTGCCTGAATATCTGGCCTTCCTCAAAGGCGTGGTCGACACGGAAGACCTGCCCCTGAACATCTCGCGCGAGACGCTTCAGGAAAACGTGGTGCTGCGCAAGATCAATCAGGTGCTGGTCAAGCAGACCTTGGGCCATCTTGAAAAGCTGGCAAAGGACGATGCGGAAAAATACAGCCGCTTCTGGAAGCTGCACGGCAAGGTTTTCAAGCTGGGTTACCACGATTATGCCAACCGCGAACGCATCAGCGCCTTGCTGCGTTTCAATTCCTCGTCCCTTGCGGATGCGGATGCGCTCACCAGCCTTGATGAATACATGGCCCGCGCTCCAGAAGGGCAAAAGACCATCTGGTATGTGGCAGCGCCCAACCGTGAGGCCGCCCGCCTCAATCCGCACATGGAGCGCTTCCGCTGCAAGGGCATTGAAGTGCTGTGGCTGTACGAGCCTGTGGACGAATTTGTCATGGACGGCCTTGCCAAGTACAAGGACTGGGAATTCAAGTCGGTGGAAACAGCGGCGGATGACGCCCTGAAAGACTTTTCCGACAAGGAACAGCCGGAACACGAAGCCGCCGCGCCGCTCTCTGACGACGATTCGGCAAGTTTTGACGCCCTGCTTGGCAAGATGAAGGAAATCCTGGGCGACAAAGTGACGGACGTGCGTGTTTCTCACCGTCTGGCAGACAGCCCCGCAGTGCTGGTTTCGCCCGATGGCGGTCTGTCGTCCTCCATGGAAAAACTGCTCAAGGTCATGCAGAAGGATGATTCCATCCCTGTGAAGGTGCTGGAGGTCAACCGCGATCATCCGCTGCTGCGCAGTATGTTGCGCATGTTCAAGGCAGACGCGGACGACAGGATTCTGGCCGACATGACTGGCTGCCTGTTCGACGCCAGCCTGCTGCTGGACGGTTACCTCAAGGATCCTCAGGCATTGGCGGCCCGCACGGGCAAGCTGCTTGAAGAGGCTGCCGCCTGGTACACGGAAGTACGTAAGATATAG
- a CDS encoding cytochrome ubiquinol oxidase subunit I produces MDVVMLSRLQFAVAVFFHFIFVPLTLGLSVILAWMETRYVRTGDEFWKKQAKFWGKLFLINFTLGVVTGITLEFQFGTNWSRYSEYVGDIFGSLLAIEATVAFFLESTFLAVWHFGWNRVGKKMHLASIYIVAFAGNLSALWIILANGFMQHPVGYTINETVGRAELANFWQVVTNGYAWGMYAHTVLASWALGGFFVLGVSAWHLLRKSQVDFFRASFKMAAPFTLILVLLLGLSGDQQGKTVAQVQPAKLAALESHWETGRNVPFYLLAWPDEANEGNKVQAIGIPGLLSWIAYGDTNAEVKGLKDFAKEDRPPVMPTFLSFRGMIAMAGIFVLLAVGAFLQRKKDEPCPLLLKALVWNIPLPYVAIMLGWAVAEIGRQPWIVYGLMRTSDAVSPVPAENVAISLGAFIVVYSLLGLLDIYLLRKYAIKGPDAQEV; encoded by the coding sequence ATGGACGTTGTAATGCTTTCGCGTTTGCAATTCGCTGTGGCCGTTTTTTTCCATTTCATATTCGTGCCGCTTACGCTCGGTCTTTCCGTCATTCTCGCCTGGATGGAAACCCGCTATGTGCGTACCGGTGACGAATTCTGGAAAAAACAAGCCAAATTTTGGGGAAAACTTTTTCTCATCAACTTTACCCTGGGCGTGGTGACAGGCATCACGCTTGAGTTCCAGTTCGGTACCAACTGGTCCCGCTACTCGGAATACGTGGGCGATATTTTCGGCTCCCTGCTGGCTATTGAAGCCACGGTGGCCTTTTTTCTGGAATCCACGTTCCTTGCAGTGTGGCACTTCGGCTGGAACCGCGTTGGCAAAAAAATGCATCTTGCCTCAATTTACATTGTGGCATTTGCGGGCAACCTTTCCGCCCTGTGGATCATTCTTGCCAACGGCTTTATGCAGCACCCGGTGGGCTATACCATCAATGAGACAGTTGGCCGTGCAGAGCTTGCCAACTTCTGGCAGGTGGTAACCAATGGCTACGCCTGGGGCATGTACGCGCATACGGTGCTTGCATCGTGGGCGCTGGGCGGCTTTTTTGTGCTGGGCGTTTCGGCCTGGCATTTGCTGCGCAAGAGCCAGGTGGACTTTTTCAGGGCCTCTTTCAAGATGGCCGCGCCTTTCACCCTGATTCTTGTTTTGTTGCTGGGCCTTTCGGGCGACCAGCAGGGCAAGACTGTGGCCCAGGTTCAGCCTGCCAAGCTGGCTGCGCTGGAATCCCACTGGGAAACCGGGCGCAACGTGCCCTTTTATCTGCTGGCATGGCCTGACGAAGCCAATGAAGGCAACAAGGTTCAGGCCATCGGCATTCCCGGTCTGCTGAGCTGGATTGCCTACGGCGATACCAACGCCGAAGTGAAGGGCCTCAAGGACTTTGCCAAGGAAGACCGCCCCCCGGTTATGCCTACCTTCCTGAGCTTCCGTGGCATGATTGCCATGGCTGGCATCTTTGTGCTGCTGGCCGTAGGCGCTTTTTTGCAACGCAAGAAGGACGAACCCTGCCCCCTGCTGCTCAAGGCGCTGGTATGGAACATCCCCCTGCCCTACGTTGCCATCATGCTGGGTTGGGCAGTGGCCGAAATTGGCCGCCAACCCTGGATTGTTTATGGTCTCATGCGCACTTCCGACGCGGTTTCGCCAGTTCCAGCCGAGAATGTCGCCATTTCGCTGGGTGCGTTCATAGTGGTGTATTCCCTGCTTGGCCTTCTGGACATTTACTTGCTGCGTAAATACGCCATCAAGGGCCCTGACGCCCAGGAGGTATAG
- the cydB gene encoding cytochrome d ubiquinol oxidase subunit II, translating to MLETIWFVLWALLWAVYFILDGFDLGLGALLPFLGKNESERRIMYNAAGPFWDGNEVWLISAGGVTFAAFPKAYAVMFSALYAPLLLLLFALIFRAVSFEFRNKVEHDSWRALWDGVHFLANLIPCVLLGVAFANLFMGIPIDVKGVYHGNLLGLLNIYGLAGGVFFLCMFLLHGSLWLAIKSTGSLQTRAVASATFLWPVMLLLLVVFLVLTAMYTKLYANFLAMPVLFVLPLLALAGLVGARVMLGAGKLWLAWACSAVFILGVTFFGVAGMFPGMIISSIDPAATVTAFNGASSQLTLKIMLGVALVMVPIVLAYQFWLYKTFSAPVTHEDLKDEHAY from the coding sequence ATGTTGGAAACCATCTGGTTTGTGCTGTGGGCATTGTTGTGGGCCGTGTACTTTATTCTGGACGGTTTTGATCTTGGCCTTGGCGCGTTGCTGCCCTTTTTGGGCAAAAACGAGTCTGAGCGCCGCATCATGTACAATGCTGCCGGTCCCTTCTGGGACGGCAACGAAGTGTGGCTTATTTCCGCTGGCGGCGTGACCTTTGCGGCTTTTCCCAAGGCCTATGCGGTCATGTTCAGCGCACTGTACGCCCCGCTGCTTCTGCTGCTGTTCGCCCTTATTTTCAGGGCTGTTTCCTTCGAGTTCCGCAACAAGGTGGAACACGACAGCTGGCGCGCCCTGTGGGACGGTGTGCATTTTCTTGCCAACCTGATCCCCTGCGTGCTGCTGGGCGTGGCTTTCGCCAACCTGTTCATGGGTATTCCCATTGACGTCAAGGGCGTATACCACGGCAACCTGCTTGGCCTGCTGAACATTTACGGCCTTGCGGGCGGCGTGTTCTTTTTGTGCATGTTCCTGCTGCACGGCTCCCTGTGGCTGGCCATCAAGAGCACAGGCAGCCTGCAAACCCGCGCAGTGGCATCGGCCACCTTCCTGTGGCCTGTCATGCTGTTGCTGCTGGTGGTCTTTCTGGTTCTCACCGCCATGTACACCAAGCTGTATGCAAACTTTCTGGCCATGCCTGTTCTGTTTGTTCTGCCCTTGCTGGCGCTGGCGGGCCTTGTGGGCGCGCGCGTCATGCTGGGTGCGGGCAAGCTGTGGCTGGCCTGGGCGTGCAGCGCCGTGTTCATTCTTGGCGTTACCTTCTTTGGCGTTGCGGGCATGTTCCCCGGCATGATCATATCTTCCATTGATCCTGCCGCCACGGTCACCGCCTTTAACGGCGCTTCCAGCCAACTGACGCTCAAGATCATGCTGGGCGTGGCTCTGGTCATGGTGCCCATCGTGCTTGCGTACCAGTTCTGGCTGTACAAGACCTTCTCCGCCCCTGTGACGCACGAGGATCTCAAGGACGAACACGCCTACTAA
- a CDS encoding FAD-binding and (Fe-S)-binding domain-containing protein, which produces MPHKGPHISISPDYVVNRILRINIDDFAEWPESVRNLAIAIAEELFLVAYNPFINAETVRTSVRESYDKESVSLAHYYATAISEGLTMFWSAHEAETAFRAKLVDALHGVLPDECILTNPAAMVESATDATDLRMELPLLVVEPDNTEQVAELVKLANDMKFALIPRGGGSGMTGGAVPARKRTVIVSLTRLTRIGPVDLEAMTVTCQAGAITQAVINAVDAEGALFSVDPASKQASTIGGNISENAGGPSAFEYGTTLDNLLWWRMVTPTGEIITVERENHPRHKILPEETAVFVVKDVSGGVRNVVHLRGDEIRLPGLGKDVTNKVLGGLPGMQKEGVDGIITEACFIVHPKPKYSRVMVLEFFGRSMHPAAVVVRELVALRNRIRQEGDYAHLSAMEEFNAKYVQAIEYKRKSEKYEGSPISVIILQVDGDDPYLLDKCVGDIVSVVEQQDNVDIIVAADEKEGERFWEDRHRLSAIAKRTSGFKMNEDVVIPMDRIPDFALFLEQINLECTAASYRYALQEVGRLPGFPMEDKDFNREFSQASKAASGDVAATEISDMELAARAEDFLAKLKEKYPHLAKKIDKIREYMDASRIVVASHMHAGDGNCHVNIPVNSNDAHMLEEAEETAARIMAECQEMGGEVSGEHGIGITKIAFFGKDKMDALRAFKERVDPRDVMNPAKLVFRELPVRPFTFSFNRLIRDIRESGLPDKEKLISLLTSIQVCTRCGKCKQVCSMCYPERSMQYHPRNKNMVLGMLLEAVYYSQVNKGRIEESLHKALRDIVEHCTACGRCMANCPVKIPSGEVALTLRALLEHEGAGGHPIKGHALEWLSRDIQHRVPKAAKMASLGQKMQNKFLGFVPDMWKRRLKSPLFSGRGPKMGYTNLYETLKLHRGSIFAPAEPTPGMPCVLYFPGCGGALFYDRIGVSSIMLLLKAGFAVAVPPRHMCCGFPLLAAGMDTAFEDNMAQNRQYLASMLRNLAKQGFDCKHLVTACGSCRDGLERLHMETQFPQLTLRDVGQLTLPLLDKDKLKAPLPEGSKVLYHGACHCEWADVHKIKGQKQIIKALGDFSGAKITLNPGCCGESGMGAMTSPDIYNLLRSRKQLRLGEAFEQGNDGPVIVGCPSCKIGIGRCLINMRDKRPVMHVVEWLAGQVDGEDRRQTFRKKVNDVRGEVRVIDVK; this is translated from the coding sequence ATGCCCCACAAGGGTCCGCATATCTCCATTTCTCCCGACTATGTGGTGAACAGGATTCTGCGCATCAATATTGATGACTTTGCAGAATGGCCCGAATCTGTGCGCAACCTGGCCATCGCCATAGCCGAAGAACTTTTTCTGGTGGCCTACAACCCCTTTATCAATGCGGAAACCGTGCGCACCAGCGTGCGCGAAAGCTATGACAAGGAATCGGTCTCCCTGGCGCACTATTACGCCACGGCCATCAGCGAAGGCCTGACCATGTTCTGGTCGGCCCACGAGGCCGAAACCGCCTTCCGCGCCAAACTGGTGGACGCCCTGCACGGCGTTTTGCCCGATGAATGCATTCTGACCAATCCCGCCGCCATGGTGGAATCGGCAACAGACGCCACTGACTTGCGCATGGAACTGCCCCTGCTGGTGGTTGAGCCAGACAATACCGAGCAGGTGGCCGAGCTTGTAAAGCTCGCCAACGACATGAAGTTTGCGCTCATTCCGCGTGGCGGCGGCTCCGGTATGACCGGCGGCGCTGTACCCGCGCGCAAGCGCACGGTTATTGTCAGCCTCACCCGGCTGACGCGCATCGGGCCTGTTGACCTTGAAGCCATGACAGTCACCTGTCAGGCCGGGGCCATCACCCAGGCCGTCATCAACGCCGTGGATGCCGAGGGCGCACTGTTTTCCGTTGACCCGGCTTCCAAGCAGGCATCGACCATCGGCGGCAACATTTCTGAAAACGCGGGCGGCCCCAGCGCCTTTGAGTACGGCACCACGCTGGACAACCTGCTGTGGTGGCGCATGGTCACGCCCACGGGTGAAATCATCACCGTTGAGCGTGAAAACCACCCCCGCCACAAGATCCTGCCCGAAGAAACCGCCGTCTTTGTGGTCAAGGACGTGAGCGGCGGCGTGCGCAACGTGGTACACCTGCGCGGCGACGAAATACGCCTGCCGGGCCTTGGCAAGGACGTGACCAACAAGGTTTTGGGCGGCCTGCCGGGCATGCAGAAAGAAGGCGTGGACGGTATCATTACCGAAGCCTGCTTTATCGTTCACCCCAAGCCCAAGTACAGCCGCGTCATGGTGCTTGAATTCTTTGGGCGCTCCATGCACCCCGCCGCCGTGGTGGTACGAGAATTGGTGGCCCTGCGCAACCGCATCCGGCAGGAAGGCGACTACGCCCACCTGTCGGCCATGGAAGAGTTCAACGCCAAGTACGTGCAGGCCATTGAATACAAGCGCAAGTCCGAGAAATACGAGGGCTCGCCCATTTCGGTCATCATCCTGCAGGTGGATGGCGACGATCCCTACCTGCTCGACAAGTGCGTGGGCGACATCGTGAGCGTTGTGGAACAGCAGGACAACGTGGACATCATCGTTGCCGCTGATGAAAAGGAAGGCGAGCGCTTCTGGGAAGACCGCCACAGGCTCTCGGCCATCGCCAAGCGCACCTCCGGCTTCAAGATGAACGAGGACGTGGTCATCCCCATGGACCGCATCCCCGACTTTGCGCTGTTCCTCGAGCAGATCAACCTGGAATGCACGGCGGCCTCCTACCGTTACGCCTTGCAGGAAGTGGGTCGTCTGCCGGGCTTCCCCATGGAAGATAAAGACTTTAACCGCGAGTTTTCGCAGGCCTCCAAGGCTGCCTCGGGCGATGTTGCCGCCACCGAAATTTCGGATATGGAACTGGCCGCCCGCGCAGAAGACTTTCTTGCCAAGCTCAAGGAAAAATACCCCCATCTTGCCAAAAAGATCGACAAGATCAGGGAATACATGGATGCCAGCCGCATTGTGGTTGCCAGCCATATGCACGCGGGCGACGGCAACTGTCATGTGAACATCCCCGTGAACTCCAACGATGCTCACATGCTTGAAGAAGCGGAAGAAACCGCAGCCCGCATCATGGCCGAGTGCCAGGAAATGGGCGGCGAGGTTTCGGGCGAGCACGGCATCGGCATCACCAAGATCGCCTTTTTCGGCAAAGACAAGATGGACGCCCTGCGCGCTTTCAAAGAGCGCGTGGATCCCCGCGATGTGATGAACCCGGCCAAGCTGGTTTTCCGCGAGCTGCCGGTGCGCCCCTTTACCTTCTCGTTCAACCGCCTGATCCGCGATATTCGTGAAAGCGGCCTGCCCGACAAGGAAAAGCTCATCAGCCTGCTCACCTCCATTCAGGTCTGCACGCGTTGCGGCAAGTGCAAGCAGGTCTGTTCCATGTGCTATCCCGAGCGCTCCATGCAGTACCACCCCCGCAACAAGAACATGGTGCTGGGCATGCTGCTGGAGGCTGTATACTACAGCCAGGTCAACAAGGGCCGCATTGAGGAAAGCCTGCACAAGGCCCTGCGCGATATTGTGGAGCATTGCACCGCCTGTGGCCGCTGCATGGCCAACTGCCCGGTCAAGATTCCCTCGGGTGAGGTGGCCCTCACCCTGCGCGCCCTGCTGGAACACGAAGGCGCTGGCGGGCACCCCATCAAGGGGCATGCCCTTGAATGGCTCTCGCGCGATATACAGCACCGTGTGCCCAAGGCGGCCAAAATGGCCTCCCTTGGACAAAAGATGCAGAACAAGTTTCTCGGTTTCGTGCCAGATATGTGGAAACGCCGCCTGAAGAGCCCGCTCTTTTCCGGGCGCGGCCCCAAGATGGGCTACACGAATCTGTATGAAACCCTCAAGCTGCACAGGGGTTCCATTTTTGCGCCTGCCGAGCCAACGCCGGGCATGCCCTGCGTCTTGTACTTCCCCGGTTGCGGCGGCGCGCTGTTCTATGACCGCATCGGTGTTTCTTCCATCATGCTGCTGCTCAAGGCCGGCTTTGCCGTAGCCGTGCCGCCCCGGCACATGTGCTGCGGCTTCCCCTTGCTGGCTGCGGGCATGGATACGGCCTTTGAAGACAACATGGCCCAGAACCGGCAGTATCTGGCCTCCATGCTGCGCAATCTTGCCAAGCAGGGCTTTGACTGCAAGCATCTGGTCACAGCCTGCGGCTCGTGCCGTGACGGCCTTGAGCGCCTGCACATGGAAACGCAGTTCCCGCAGTTGACCCTGCGTGATGTGGGGCAGCTTACCCTGCCCCTGCTGGACAAGGACAAGCTCAAGGCTCCCCTACCGGAAGGCTCCAAGGTTCTGTACCACGGCGCGTGCCACTGCGAATGGGCCGATGTGCACAAGATCAAGGGACAAAAACAGATTATCAAGGCGCTGGGCGACTTCAGCGGCGCCAAGATTACGCTCAACCCTGGCTGCTGCGGCGAATCGGGCATGGGCGCCATGACCTCGCCCGATATCTACAACCTGCTGCGTTCGCGCAAGCAGTTGCGCCTTGGTGAGGCTTTTGAGCAGGGCAACGACGGCCCCGTAATTGTGGGCTGCCC